taggCAGCAGTAGTGATGATCCTCAACTTAATTCAACGTCAGTAAGTCTTTCCAATGCAAAGTAGGTGCAGTCTCCTTAAACCCTAACTTTACAGAGGTAATTTGTATATTTTCCCATAACAAGAATAACAAGTTTTCTCCCAGACTTCTTGAAGAAGTCAATACTGATTGATTATGGGACTAAAAATTGCACTTTCTTCTACCGTGTCTTCTATAGGATTTCTGTAGTAATGTGTTATTTCCTGTCATGTTTCATTGAACCTGCTTCCTGTAGAGGAGTTGGTAAACACTGGGTGTTTACAACGGTTGAGAGaggtgagtatgtgtgtgtcaggtggaTGTGGAGATGCCAAAGGGATGAAGCTTGCGGACAAAGAAGTCCAAATCTATGAAGATGACCATGATGAGCTTGTGTCAATATATAAGCTGGACTTCAAACTACAGCTTATTTGTGCATTTGTCACGGACAGGTGGATTAATGGTTTTATTGGGAAACAAACAACTAACAAATCAGAATATTCTCCAAGATGATATTTTGAGCAACCATACAGGAGGAGTCTACAAGGCCATCAGGTGGCTGATAAAGGTTACTACCACAGGCAGACATGCATAACTGTACAATGTGCTGTTTGAGAAGGCAGATTTAATTAAGTGGATTGAATTCAGTAATATTTCGTTTTGAACTTATTAACATTCTGTCACATGGACTTTCACTATCCATGGATGCTTGACATGAAATATTTGCTATCTTTGCCATTCTACCAGTCCATACTTACTGTATGAttgaggaaaacaacaaattatAAAGAGGTTTTAATGAGGCTCTTTTAGTTATCGTAaattttaatctaatctaatcgaTTAGATGTATACAGTATCTCAGATTAAAACACTATGAAGAAATGCAGGCTAAAAAAAAGGATATGGATAATTTTtgagtaacaaaaacaaaaagattcttattttaaggcCATTATACGTGCACAAAATCGTAGTTGTAAGAGCCATAAGATGTGAATTTAAGTCAATTTAAATATGATGcataatttataatttcatgttatttcatgTGCATACCAGGGaaacaatgttaaaacatttaaaaacaaactcatgttAGTTATTATCATTCATGCTCCCTCCctgataaaattaaatattggacctttaatttgGTGAGTCATGTGCGCAGTGACTGATGTTTAGAGCTGCGACAGGCACAGGagcataaagttttttttacagtgtgacggactgtaatttttttaaattattattttttttattaaatgtttgaaCTGGATTATGTCACCTGTCATTCCCGTCAGACTGAGGTTACTGTGCCTACAGCTCGTGAAGTGGCTTTTTTGACGTCTAGAAGGAATGCCACTATAGTAGTTATGAATACGATACTATTccatgtttgccttattctgaaaacaaagtccccaaatcttacacactgcacctttaaaaatcTTTGATTGCATTTGCAACAAAAGTGAGTGgatacacacactgatggtgtgGTCAGGGGCGCCGTTAGGGGGCGAAAAGTtaggacgaaaaaaaaaagtttatttttttattatcatatcaTTTATGAATTGTAATAggatatttaatttataattaaacacacattttatctgTATACagaatgtttcctgcatgtctACATAGTGTTATATTATCACAGCTCAGTGTCAATAGATATTGTACAGTTAGTATCGACTAACTAAGACTATAGGAGAGTTGAAGCCTTCACAGATAGAGGTGTGGTTACAGAAACAGCACGTGGTTGGCGTTGCCTGTCTGTGATGGTGGGACCCTGTGTGATATCTtttcatggggcccaaaatccCTAGTGGCGCCCCTGGGTGTGGTGATGTTATGGTTTTATGGTTTACCTTCACCTTATTTTACTTTTCCCGGGACTTATTCATTTTATAGTTTCTTTAAATTTACTGGATAACTCTGCCTAActctgacatgttttctgtgtatctGTATTATAaccacataaaaacatttggaCATGTAGAAAACGACATTTGTCTCCGCGCTGCGTTTCCACACACTGACCATAGTTCCATATCCTGCCCCCAGAGCCCTCAGGTCATCATCACATCGGCTCCTCTCAGTCACCGTGCCTTTTCTGTAGCTGCCCCCAAGCTCTGGAATAGCCTATCCCATAACATAAAGGCCTCCCCCACTATTGATATtttcaaatccagtttaaaatcttACCTCTATGATCTtgcttttagctcagtctgagGCTGCACTATTAAGAATCTTGTCTactttgttattcatttttcttttgttttgttttgttgtttttcatttccgccctgattgtaaagcactttgggtcaacttctgatgtttttaaatgtgctctataaataaaattgactcGACTTGACCAGCAGGGGGCGGTAGTTCTCTCAGGGACTCGGGCAGGAAGCGCAATGAATTCTGGGACTTTTAGTTCTCAATGAGGGACGGTTGGCTTGATAACAGCGcgaagaacaaaacaagaccttAATTAGCGACAAATAAAACACCAGCCTGCAGTCCAGCATTAGTGCAGGGTCCGTACGTGTTGAGTCCGGGTGATTTCAGGTGGATTGAGTCGCTGAACGAAGAAAAGCGGCTCActtttggtgaaaaataaacaggaagttGTTAGCGTTGTGGGACGTGTAGTTCCGCTGGCAGGCCACTGAGCTTTATAACAACGCGCagaataaagaaacaacaataaaattagCTAAACTTCACCTGAACGCCGTGCTTTCATCCTCGACGTTGGAGTAAACATGCCCGGGTTCACTTGCTGTGTCCCTGGCTGTTACAACAACTCGCACCGGGACCGGGACCTGCGCTTCTACACATTTCCCAAAGACACCACGCTGAGGGAGCTGTGGCTGAGGAACATCTCCCGGGCCGGGGTCAGCGGCTGCTTCAGCACCTTCCAGCCCACCACGGGACACCGAGTCTGCAGCGTGCATTTTGCCGGCGGGAGGAAGACCTACAGCATCAGAGTGCCGTCCCTCTTTCCTCTACGAGGGGTGAATGAGCGCAGGAGTCGGCGGGGCAGAGGTAGGAAAGTGTCCGCGGCGGCTCCTTCCCCCGCCGCTGCAGCGACCTCCGGGATTGTCATCACAACCAGCGTACTGGGCAGCACGGCGGAGGGAGCCGAGGGCACCGCTGGCGGCGAGGCGAGCGACGATAGCATCACCGTGGTGCAGATAGGCCAAAACGGGGAGTACCTGGGCACGGCGCGGCTGCCTGCCCAGTCAGAGGGGACTTGTTACACGGCGCCGATCGGCAGCGGAGACGAGCTGACCGCCGACGACTCATCGGCGGAGACCGGGTCCACCGTGCTGCAGCCGCCAGTGCAGTATGTCAGCGTGACCAGCAGCCCGCTGGACCACTCGTACTCGCTGACCACCGGCACCACGTCCGCCGAGCTGCTGCGGAAACTGAACGAGCAGCGGGACATCATCGCACTGATGGAGGtgaagatgaaggagatgaaggCGACCATCCGCCAGCTCCGGGTGACTGAGGCCAAGTTGCAGGAGGAGGTGCGGGAGAGGGACCGGCTGCTGTACGGAAACTCGGTGGCTTTTAACGTCCGGAAGAAAATCTGATGGGTGAACAGCACCGGGGACAACCCGTCACAGAGACTCAGACTAACAGAGAAGACACATTGGTGTTTGGAGACATCAGATACAGCCCTATTTTGTATAAAACTACGAGCGATGACAATTTATTTTCAACAAGTAGAACTGATTTTTCGTAGGcctgatgtaaaaaaaaaaaaagttggctgTCTATGTTATGTAGTTTATCTCAGTAACCTCATTGCTACGTactcacaaacatgcacactccACTATTGGCCCGCAGCCCAGAACAGGGtcaataatacatattttatccaTTCAACCGAGACTGATAGTTTGCACAGACTTAAAAAGTTAGGCAGGCTTTACACATTTATACCTAGACTGATggaaagacagaggagggacATGCTCAAAACTGCCTAGTTGCATAGaaagtttttctcttttagaCTTCtcttacagtgtttttatttccttgcCTTTTGAATTTAAGTTTTAGGAGGTTGTTGCAAGAAACGTCTCACAGTAGATCTGCAGAGGGAATGTAAAGTCAGTACGCCAAGATGGACTTTCTGCGAACGAAACACTATTCATGGCACACGTACGGTGACAGtcaatgaaataaaactctACTACGACTTTATTGAGTTGCCTTTGAAGGTTCCTTTTGGTTGCTTTCTATTATTTGTGCAACAGAAAACAGACGTTTAGATGAATATGAATTACAGGTTGTTTCTTGAAGACATGCATTAAGTTCTGCTCATTCAAAGATTTATCAGGAAATCTTGAGAGAAGTACAAAGCAAAACAGTTTGTCGAGACTTTATGCAACTTGAACACATCTGTCTGCCCCCCACGGTTGTTCTGTGAATTTTATGTGCCTGTTTCTGGTCAGATGTTTCACCACACAGATGTTTAGTGGCTGAATTTCTCTGTCCTGTTCATGAGTGTTTTCTGCTACAGGATGTTACATTTCTGATTTTTGAACTTGGTCTGACACTTATGCTCTGCTCTTGTTTTGAAGtaaatttcatttttgaaatgGTGCTGATTCATGTTGAATAATTTCTCAACGCATGAAATGTGTCCAGTGTTGCAGTAACAAGACAGAAACAGGCTGtgggttattttattttattttttttaattgtttttaccTTCAAGTTGAAAGATTGTAGCTTAACCCACGAGTCTCATCTTAGCAGCTCTTAAAGTCACTCAGAGCTCTGCTGCCAAGTACCAggagcattattattattttttttagttgagttgtggaaaaagaaataaaattttTATCATATTGATCATAAATGCTTGTGATgggaatgaaacatgaaatctCAATAATCCTGCCCTGTTTTATACACCTGTTGGATGAACTGGTACTAAAAGCTTCACTTAGTGTTTATTATGTCAGTGTTAACAGAGCACCCAGAACAAGATGTTGCGAGACAAATATGCTATGTTACCTGTGTAAACTCTCTTCTGAATCAATGGAAATATCACTTGTACTTGGATTTAGACATTCAATTTAGGAATATTT
The Larimichthys crocea isolate SSNF chromosome VIII, L_crocea_2.0, whole genome shotgun sequence genome window above contains:
- the thap11 gene encoding THAP domain-containing protein 11 — encoded protein: MPGFTCCVPGCYNNSHRDRDLRFYTFPKDTTLRELWLRNISRAGVSGCFSTFQPTTGHRVCSVHFAGGRKTYSIRVPSLFPLRGVNERRSRRGRGRKVSAAAPSPAAAATSGIVITTSVLGSTAEGAEGTAGGEASDDSITVVQIGQNGEYLGTARLPAQSEGTCYTAPIGSGDELTADDSSAETGSTVLQPPVQYVSVTSSPLDHSYSLTTGTTSAELLRKLNEQRDIIALMEVKMKEMKATIRQLRVTEAKLQEEVRERDRLLYGNSVAFNVRKKI